TGATTCTTTTAATCTCTTGGTAAGTTTCTTTAGACATCAAAAAAATTAAATCAGATGCAAATTTAACCACTCCTAATCAGCCTCAGAGACCGTAAAGACCGATAGGGGTAATTGCCTTTCGGTATACTTCAATAAAAAGAAATAATGATAATAATAAGTCTGCCTGTATAAAAATTTCTAATCAATACCGCATAGAAAATAACGATACCAATGAGTAATAGATGCTAGGTAATTATTCCTACACGGCTGACAGTGGTTTGTTCTTATATTTTTTGAACTTCTCAGGACAACCTTCTTTTTATACTGAGCTTTAGAAGGTTGTTTCTTTGAATAATAAACGTCAGTACTCCTCCCCAGAAGCCAATCAATTGATGACCAGTGCAATTGATTGCCTGACGTACATTTATCCTAAAATCACTTTTTCATCAATAGTTCTGTAGGACCGTACGTCTTAGGTAGGGAAACCGTAGAAAGAATAAAACTCTTTTAATTAGACATTTAAAAAGGGCCCGAGGGGGCCCTTTTTCTTTACCGATTCTTTGGAAGCTTCTGGATATTGGTGGCCTGGGGCCAAGTGTCTAGTAGAAAGGCTTTTTTACTCCGTTAGGGCACCTAAACGATGCAGAGGAGGTTCGACTGAATTGACGCACCTAAATCATTGATCCTTGTCGCATCAGACGAATAACCTACTTATTCATTGAGAATGTTGGAGCAGGAACCAGAATTCAGTTCGCTTCTCTTAAATACTCAGGTGGAGTGTCGACCATCAATGGTGCCTCTTAACTCAACAAACGTATCTTTGCTCTATTCGCACCTCAACGCAATCAGCCTTAATGCCCATTGCATTTCCACTACACCTGATCAAAAATAGTAAGTTTGGGGTCTAAAACTTTCATCTCAAATCAAACCATCAATATGTCGAGAGAACAAAAAATTAAACAAGCTCAAATAAGCATTTTCGGTGAAATAGCTAAAGAATGTAAAACTGATCATCAAAAAATTGAATTTTTCGATTCATCTAAGGAAGCATTTTTCACTGAATCAAATGAATCAACAAGCTCGGTTACTGAAGATATCCCTAAAGACTTAGACGACGGGTTTTACGTATACGCAAATATGAAAAAACTTAGCGAAAAGGAGCTTGAAGAGTTAAAAAGTCTGCCATGGAAAGAATACCCAGAAAACTTTAAGATATTTTTATTCGATTTTTGCATCTTAAATGGTGATGCCTATTCAAAATACTTCCCCAATTCAAAGTAGTTTTAGCAATTTTCTAATACGATCTACTTAACGAATGAACGCGATAATTTGCTTGTGTGGCATACGGAAAATCCCTCTAGCAAAGAATATTTAAAGACATCCGATAATATATTTATTGCAGTCAGGCCACAAATATGATGCGTTATTGCAAGCAAGGTAGGAGCTTTTAAATTGAAGAAATATCCTTATTTCTCACCTAATGCTTGAAACAACTGTATGTACATTTGATGTGAATGTACCTTACGATGAATGGGTGAAAAAGTTTGACATCGACGAGGCTCCAGCCAGATCAGCAAAAGGAATAAAGGTGATTTTCAGAGGTGTCAGCAAAGATAATCCTGAAAAAGCGATCGTTGTAGTTCAAGCTTTAGAAGGTGTCTTAGGAAAACATATACAAGAGAACATTGAAATATTTGAAAAAAATGGTGCAGTCATGAGTACGGCAGAACCTAGTCTCTGGTCTTGAGGATCCAAATTGCTTAGGTATAAATAAAGAATCAAATCAAAAGATTAGTCTCAATTAAATCTGAACAATGATTAGAAATCTGTTTTTCTTAATTCTCGGAGCATTTAGCGGTCTTTGGTTTATATGGCCTCAAATCATTACGACCAAAGGTTGGGAATGCACAAAAGATGTTATTGCATCTTCTAATGAAGATTTAACAGATATTGAATCATTAGTTGAATCCTTGCCAAACAGAATCAAATTAGGCTTGGCTGTTTCCCCCAAAACATTGCTAAAGAGAGAGAACCTTACTCGTATCGAGAAGCTCAGAATTGTTGGAGATGCTTGCTTTAGATAAATTAAAAGGCACAAGGAAAATTATCATTATTCACATCAACAAAAAGTTGGCGTCTTAACTTATCAAAGCAATTGCTTCTTTTAATTCGTTCGCATGATTGATCTCATCTTGAGCAATTTCACGTATCCTCTGATCGTTTGGATTAACGGTTAGATACTTTGCATAAGTTTCATACGCATGCTCTTCAATTTTTATATTTATATCATATGCATTTGATGGCGATAGTAAGTAATAAAAAACCATTACCCAGTAATAGAAGAGCACCAAATGCCTGGCAAGAAATCGATCAACCCAATATCTATTGCCGCTTCGTGATTCCATCTCTTCTAAATGCTCCGTCTCATTGATTGCTTGGTAAAAATGAGCCTTCATGAGCTTGTTGCTTAAAGGAGTCTTTAGGCCAAGCGACTCTTGTAAATGCAAAACTGATAAGAATGCAAAATAAGGTGCTCTAGCAATTACCTCAAGAACCCAAAAACGTTGAATCGGTCTACCTTCGTAGATCCGATCAAGAATACTTACACTAAAATCTAAAACAAATGAATTAAAATCTTTCATAACTCCTTTGCTAAATATTTAAGTATAAATACTCAGCAAAGGAATATGAGTTATAACTTATTTATTTAACTATCGATAGCTACTGAAGCTGAATATGGAAGTAGGCCGAAGATTAAAACTATCTTGCTCGGACAGGTTGGTAAGCAGGAATCATCTTTCCTCCACCGAAATCGTCATCATCGTCTGGAAGCGCTCTTGAGATTAGTTCTACGAGAACTAGAGCAGCCATAGGATAGAAACACCATAAAACAGCTTTCCAGATGGGAAATGAATCAACTAGCTGAAGCTCAGACATGTATCAGAAAATTGTTTGAACAAACCTAACTGATCTAAAAATATTTAGTGTTACGGTTAGCACGAAGTGAATGTTTATCTAATCGATCCTTCTGTAAAAAAATTACTTCAAGCCGTCTAAGTTTTCCACAGCTTCAGAGTCACTAAATAGCTCCAAGATCTAAATAAAAAGCAATTCCAATAAAAAAGACCCTAGGTATGGTGTCCTACGGGCCTGGGTGATGGGGATCTTATTTTTAACTGTTTTTCAAGCAAATTGCAACCCCTACCATATCTGGTGTTAGAAAGATTAAAAAAACAGAAAAAAAGACCCATATCTGGAATTATTAGCTTGCGTAATATGTACACAGCGAGTAGTATTTTCGAATTACTGGGTGATGGGGATCTCTCAGTATCTACTCCCTCAAATTTGAGGGTTTTTTTATGCCATGAATTTCTGCAGATAATTTCTAAGATGGATTAAGGCAAAATTAGTGAAAAACAGCTCTGAACCTTATTTTTTTCCCAAATCGAGAAGATGGAACAAGTAACTGATGCAATTGGTAATCCCACAGCACTCTTAGTAGAGAGAATTTTTTGGTTGGGTTTAGGTGCATTTTTAGGACTGGCAATAATTACTTCTTTACTAAGAGGATTAAAAGAAAGTAAAAACAAAACGACACCAATTTCACCTGATCAATTAGAAAATCTTGCAAAAAAAGCGATCCAACAAAACAGTGATAGCAATTGATATTGGTTATCAGATATTTTTATAGCCACAAACAAATTTACTTATGGTCGTTGGGGCGAGAACCGTACAATCAGCTACCACTGATTAGATGATGAGCATATATGCTTAATACATATTCACAAAAACAATGAAATTAGTTCCTTACATATTCATGGCTGTTGCTATCTTCTCAGAAGTTTCAACAATTGCTACGACTCCTATTATCTAATTGAATATCATTAATTGAGTATTCAGACCTAACGCGTTCGGGTGAATACCGACGTTAGATTGTATATAACTGATTTGTATTCATGCTCAAAAAGATATTTAGGGCCGCTAGTTTTTTAGCTTTGTCTGTTTTTTTAACTTCGACAACTATTTTTTCAGGATTTAATCCTGCAGCCGCCGCTCAAATGGGTTCTGATATGAACGAAGACAACTCTATTGGTATTGTGATCGAAGAGTCTAGTGATGCCTTGGATGGTTCGAAAACTAGTGCTGCCCCAGACCTCGGAGATGATCAAGCGTTTCCTTTTATCCCAGGTTTTGGTAAAAATTCCGGTAAAGACTGATTATCTTTTTATTGAAAAGTATTGATTGATAATAAATTATTAATTTTTTCGAAAGCTAGAAAAAATCCACAGTTATAAGAGCTAATTAGCTAAAGCATTTTCATGGAAAAATGGGAATCAAAAATAATCATATTTGTTATGTTTGCAGTGCTTGCAATTGGGTCAATCGCGCCATTGATCAGGATGATCAGTGATCGTATTTCTTAAGATTGAATTTGATTGGACAGGCTGAGATCATTGGAGTAATTATTTCTAACATGATTACTTTTGGCATTTTTGGCTGATTAATTTTTAATTTGCAAAAAATGGAAAAAATGGATTAAATGCTCAAATGGAACAAAAAAAAATCTAGAGAAAAATCTCTAGATTTATATGAAGATTGATTTGTCAAAGCTATTTAAAATATGCCAGGAATAATTTGTCCAGTAGTGATATAAGCGCCTAGTAAAGCAATCATTCCTATCATTGCCCAACGGCCATTGGTCTTTTCCGCTTCTTCGGGATAGCTGGAATAGTTTTCAACTAATTGAGTTTGTACTTGGGTAGCAAACATGTTTTGCTTGCCATATTCAGTAATGATCTGGTTAGAAGCAGAACTGTAAGCAGGGATTCCTGTTGGATCAACAGATTGTCCTTCTGATTGATTATCAGTTGGATCTATTGATTGATCAGAAACTGGGTTACTAGAAGTCATATAAGAACCTAAAAAATACCTGGAATGATTTGACCTGTTGTTGCGTAAGCACCGAAAGCAGCAATAAAGCCGATCATTGCCATCCAACCATTAAACTTTTCTGCTTCTGGAGTCACGAGATTAAACTCAAATAATGGCCATGAATGTAAAGGAAAAGTAAAGGAATGTAAAGGGGTCACCCGTACACAGCAAAAGTTATCAAAGGTATTAGCTGAAGCAATATTTTTTATCCACGGTCTAAATAACAATTCCACTAACTTTGTTGAACTTAATTCAACTAGATGGATTTAATACCAGGTGTAGTTCTTTTCTTTGGAGCCATTGGAACTGTGGCTTTACTTGGTTGGGATACTTTCCAAAATCGTAAGCCAATTACTAAAGCTGAAATGCAGCAGTCTCGTGGAACTAGAGCAGCTAAGCCACAACAAAAGAGAAGAGGGTTATTTAACAGAGGATAATTATGGGTGAAATTCAAACATACGCTTCAAACACAGGAGATTTTAATTTCCTTTTCGTTCTAATCATTGTTGGGACTTATCTTCTTTATGAGGTTGGAAAGGCAATAATGGACAACAACGATGATGATGACATGGATGGAGGAATGACGATGCGTGTAGCAGATGGAGCACAGGCCTGAATTGACTACCAAAGTAATACGTACTAATTGACAACAAAAATTTGTCGTCTTTAAACAGGTTTAGGGTAAATTGAATCTATAATTAGTTATCTATTTAATTAAAAATTTTGAGCGAAGAAAATATCAAAAGAAAAATAGATGCTTTATTAAAAGAACTTCAGGAGAAAACAGGAGTTTCGGATGAGGAGATGGACGAATTTAAAAAAATAATGGAACTAGCAGATTTTTCACAAGACCAAGAATAATTTAGGTATAAGTCGGGATGAATGAAGGTTTAGCGAGATGCGAGTTTTGACCAAATAAGCAGTACCAACAAGTTAAGCAATGCATATCCAACAGCAATTTGAAGTTGGTAAAAATAACCAACAATCGAGGAGGATCCCAAAATGATCAAACTAGTAATAAAAATATCTCTTGAAAAATTCACCTAAAAATATCAAGCACTATAAATATTCAGATTGAAAATAAAATCATGAAAGTCTTATTTGATTTTCAATCGAATAAGCATTGCTTGTGCAGGCCTCATTGCCTGTAACTTGAGAAACAGCAATAACGAGAAGGCTTAGAGAACCAACTGCTAAAGAAATTGTTCTAATAGCACTTGGTTTTTTAGAGATTTTCTTGCTCATATCAAAAAATTTTGATGTAATAAGAATATGATTACTATCCAAGCATAAAGAGTATCCATTGATACCTACTAGAAATAATTACCTAAAAATTATTAGAACAATTCTGAATAGAGCTAAATCAATTGAAAACCAGATTTAAATTGATTGCTTTATTTACAAGCTTGCGATGCTTGTTGCGAACTTTCTTTTAACAGTTCAATCCAATCTTGCAAAGAATTTAATGAGTCAATATTCAATTGGTAATAAACCCATCTACCAGTTTGCCTATCGGTAATCAAACCTGCGTCTTTTAAAACTTTTAAATGAAAAGATATTTTCGATTGCGCCAATCCAATTTCATTAATCAAATCACAAACACATCGTTCTCCTCCTGAAAGAGACTCAATGATTTGCAATCGCAATGGATCAGACAAAGCTTTTAGCAATTTCCTGGCCATTGCATTTTCAAGAACTACTTCGCTCTTTGTCGCTGTGGCCATCACAGAAGAAAAAATATAATCACATGATAAAACAAACCGCAGAAAAGGCTTGCATCGACAAACCTCTATATATCAATATAAATTGATATGAGGAATCCAGTCCTTCATTGATTCACTCAATCAACTCAATTAAACGTTATGCGAATCGGTATTAATGGTTTCGGTCGAATAGGACGACTTGTTCTGAGAGCCCTCTGGGGCAGAGAAAATATCGAGATTACACATATCAACGATCCATTGGGTGATGCAAAGGGAGCTGCGCATTTACTTGAATTTGATTCAGTACATGGTCGTTGGAACAAAGCAATAAGCAACGACCAAAACAACCTGAGTATTGAAGATCAACCAATATCTTTTTCAAATGAAAGCGATTTTATAAAAGTCCCATGGCAGGAAAAAGGAATAGAACTAATTCTCGAATGTTCAGGAAAATTCAAAACCCCTCAAACATTAAATCCATATTTCGATACTCTTGGAATGAAAAGAGTTGTCGTTGCATGCCCTGTTAAAGGTGAAATACAGGGAGAGGATGCTCTAAATATCGTCTACGGTATTAATCATGATTTATATGAGCCCAATAAACATCGCTTAGTAACAGCAGCATCCTGCACAACTAATTGCTTAGCTCCAGTCGTGAAGGTCGTTAATCAAACCTTTGGTATTAAGCATGGAAGCATCACTACACTCCATGACCTAACCAATACACAGGTAATCGTTGATTCATTTAAGCCAGATTTAAGAAGAGCCAGAAGCGGATCACAAAGCTTAATTCCAACAACGACAGGATCAGCAAAAGCGATAGGGATGATATTCCCTGAATTACAAGGAAAATTAAATGGTCATGCAGTTCGAGTTCCTCTTCTCAATGGATCTTTAACTGATGCTGTATTTGAATTAGAGAAAGAGGTCACGAAAGAAGAAGTCAATCATGTGTTCAAAGAAGCCTCTGAAGGAGAGCTAAAAGGAATACTTGGTTACGAAGAAAAACCACTTGTATCAATCGATTATGTCAATGACTCGAGAAGTTCAATCATTGATGCTCTCTCAACCATGGTGGTCAATAAAACTCAACTGAAAGTCTATATTTGGTATGACAATGAATGGGGTTATAGCTGTCGAATGGCAGATCTCGTTTGCCATGTCATAAATCTCGAAAAAGGCTAAAAATAAAAACATGCGATTAACTGCATTGCAACAATATGGAATAGTAACTACCAACTATTGGGCATTCACACTGACAGATGGTGCTCTAAGAATGCTAGTGATTTTTCACTTTCATAGCCTTGGATATACAACATTAGAAATTGCATTCCTATTCCTTTTCTATGAGTTCTTTGGCGTCATCACTAATCTCTATGGAGGTTGGATAGGAGCAAGATATGGATTACGTCTAACACTTTGGGTAGGAACTCTTTTACAAATCGGCGCCTTATTGATGTTGATACCCGTTTCAAGTGGTTGGTCGAAACTTTTGAGTGTCATTTATGTCATGGTTGCTCAAGCGATTAGTGGTATAGCAAAAGATCTCAATAAGATGAGTGCTAAAAGTGCCATCAAAACTGTCGTTCCAGACTCCTCAGAAGAAGATGGTGGAAATAATCAATTATTTAAATGGGTAGCTATCTTAACTGGTTCAAAAAATGCACTCAAAGGAGTTGGATTCTTTCTTGGTGGACTTTTGCTTACAAGTTTTGGATTTAATAAAGCAGTTGAATTAATGGCTATCGGTTTAGGTCTGTCATTTCTAATGACATTAATTTTGCCTGGAGATATTGGAAAGATGAAAAACAAACCAATCTTTAAAGACTTATTTTCTAAATCTCAAGGGATCAATGTCCTCTCTTTTGCACGCTTTTTTCTCTTTGGGGCAAGAGACGTATGGTTCGTCGTTGCACTACCTGTTTTTCTTGAAACGTATCTAAATTGGAATTTTTCTGAGATTGGAGCTTTTCTAGGATTGTGGGTTATTGGTTATGGTTTTATTCAAGCGTTTGCGCCCTCTTTAAGAAATTTATGGGGAAATAAAACAAGCCCAGGAGTTTCTTCTGTTCAATTCTGGAGCGCTGCCTTAACTGCAATACCAGCGCTAATAGCAATAGCACTATGGAGACAAAGCAATCCAGAAATAGCAATTACAGCTGGATTGATATTATTTGGGTTCATATTTGCAATGAACTCATCAATACATTCATATATGGTTCTTGCTTATACGGACAAGGAAAACGTGAGTCTAAACGTAGGCTTCTATTACATGGCAAATGCGGCAGGGAGACTGATTGGTACTCTCCTATCAGGAGTTTTATTCATGCTTGGAGCTAATGCCTCTATAGGAATGCAACTATGTTTATGGTGTTCAAGCCTATTTGTATTTATCTCATTGTTGACTAGTTTACGACTACCTCCAGTATCAAATACAAAAGCTATAAAAAATTCCTAAGACCTTCAATTAAAAAAATTAAATATCAAGGGAAAGAAGGACTACTGAACCTCTGATTCTCTGTCATATTCAAGTCCAACTTCATTCATCCAAGCTGATTTCGTTTTACAGTTTTTACCATGCTCGGCAAGATGTAATCCCTCAATCGAAATAAATAGAACTAGTAGTGAAACTGGAATCCACCAGATGGGTGATCCAACTATTTCCTTCCAATTATTCATTGATTCTTTTTTTTTCATATTAAAGAGCTTTTTTTAAGCTTAAGTTAAGAAGTTACTAGCAAGCAAAAACAGACAATAAAAAAAGGAGGCTAATGCCTCCTTTATAAGAGCATGAGGTTTAATTTATTTACCAATACGCTTAACCGCAGCACGAGACTTGGCAAGAATATCACCTTTAAGAGGTACAAATCCAAGAGAGGGAGCCTTAGCCTGGGCTTTATCACTTAGCAGGTAGTTAAGTGATTCTTGGACGGCTTTAGTATTTCTACCATTACCAGTCTCGTAAGCAAGAATCCATGTAAGCGTAGCGATTGGATATGCACCCTTAGCTTTTGGGTTAGGATTTTTACCAGCTAAATTTTTATCTAGTTTTATACCATTAAGAGCTTTTGCTCCTGCTTCTGTTGTTGGCTTTAAAAACTCACCAGATAAATTTTGAAGAGCGGCAGGTTTAATTACACCTCTAATATATGACTGGTTTACATAACCAATTGCACCAGGAGTATTACGAATTACGCCTGCAACACCTGCGTTACCTTTTCCACCAACACCAGCAGGCCAAGCAATAGATTTACCTGTTCCTAAATTCCATGTCTTAGAGAAAGCTTGCATAGAGTTTGAAAAAGCCTTGGTTGTACCGGAGCCATCAGAGCGATGTGCCCATGTCATTTTCCCTGCAGGACAACCAACTTCTTTCCAATTTGAGATTTTACCCATAGCAACGCGAACAGCTTGCTCTTGAGTAAGTTTAAGATCGCAGTCATAGTTGTATCCAAAGGCGATTGTTCCACCAACCATTGGGATTTGGACTAATCCACGAGTAACTTTTGCAATATCTGTTGCTTTCATTGGATCATCAGAAGCACCGAAGTTAACGGTTTCATCAATGAAAGCTTTACGGCCAGAACCTGAACCAACAGCTTGATAGTTGACTCGAGGTCCACCTTCTTTAGCTAAATCAGAAAACCAACGAGTGTAGATTTTAGCGGGAAAGGATGCACCTGCTCCACTAAGACGACTAGCCGCATTTGCGGACATGCCTGCGCCCACTGCAAGCAAAGAAGTAAAGATGAGGGCCTTCTTAGCGAAGGTCATGAGGCCTAATAAAAAAACTTGCTCTTATTTCATAGCATCTAATTGATCAAAATATTTGTCATTGGAAATCAAATTAGCAATTCATCAATTTTTCTTGATCTATTCTTAACCTTTCGATAACCCAAGATTAATTTTCGTAAGAAATTAATTAGAACAGTGGTTTTTACTTGCTCAATTATTTTTTGCATGGGTTATTATTTCGATCAATATCCAAACCATGAAATCCGGAAACAGATATCTACAGATGGATTATTAATAGATTAAATATAGGTATGGAGAAATAAAACGACTTAAAGATATTAGAGAAAGTATCAACTAAAATTATGAAAGTGCTAATTAATACCTCTACAAAGAAAGAAGATGAGATGGCCACCGAATGCAGCTTGGACCTCAGCCGTAAAAAGAGAAGGTTATCGACATTTTGAAGTTAAAAGCTATGGAGGCAAAAAAGATGAACGGTGGGTAGAACTATTTCCAGTTAACAACAACGAAATTCTTATAAGAGTTCCATGGTCGGAATTAAAAACATATTCAAAGTGGACGAGTGGATGGCTTCAGTTGCCAAAAGATGAAGATTGCGATGGCAACTAATCTTTAGAGAAAGTAAAAAACAGATATTTAAGTAATTATTCCTACACGGCTGACAGTGGTTTGTTCTTATATTTTTTGAACTTCTCAGGACAACCTTCTTTTTATACTGAGCTTTAGAAGGTTGTTTCTTTGAATAATAAACGTCAGTACTCCTCCCCAGAAGCCAATCAATTGATGACCAGTGCAATTGATTGCCTGACGTACATTTATCCTAAAATCACTTTTTCATCAATAGTTCTGTAGGACCGTACGTCTTAGGTAGGGAAACCGTAGAAAGAATAAAACTCTTTTAATTAGACATTTAAAAAGGGCCCGAGGGGGCCCTTTTTCTTTACCGATTCTTTGGAAGCTTCTGGATATTGGTGGCCTGGGGCCAAGTGTCTAGTAGAAAGGCTTTTTTACTCCGTTAGGGCACCTAAACGATGCAGAGGAGGTTCGACTGAATTGACGCACCTAAATCATTGATCCTTGTCGCATCAGACGAATAACCTACTTATTCATTGAGAATGTTGGAGCAGGAACCAGAATTCAGTTCGCTTCTCTTAAATACTCAGGTGGAGTGTCGACCATCAATGGTGCCTCTTAACTCAACAAACGTATCTTTGCTCTATTCGCACCTCAACGCAATCAGCCTTAATGCCCATTGCATTTCCACTACACCTGATCAAAAATAGTAAGTTTGGGGTCTAGCTAAGATCTAATCAATAAATCAAAAACATGAATCAGACTCCAGAGAAAGAGAAGGGAATGAGCTTTATTAAAAAAGCTGGTAAATGGGCTCCATTAGTTGGAGGAGCATGGATTGTTCTAAATATTGTTGTTCCATTAGCTCTTCTTCGTATTCCTGCAGTCCAAAAATACTTAGTAGTACTTGAAGACAAACTCCCTTTTGATATTCCAGGTA
The sequence above is drawn from the Prochlorococcus marinus str. MIT 1013 genome and encodes:
- a CDS encoding ArsR/SmtB family transcription factor produces the protein MATATKSEVVLENAMARKLLKALSDPLRLQIIESLSGGERCVCDLINEIGLAQSKISFHLKVLKDAGLITDRQTGRWVYYQLNIDSLNSLQDWIELLKESSQQASQACK
- a CDS encoding TIGR02450 family Trp-rich protein — protein: MRWPPNAAWTSAVKREGYRHFEVKSYGGKKDERWVELFPVNNNEILIRVPWSELKTYSKWTSGWLQLPKDEDCDGN
- a CDS encoding high light inducible protein; the protein is MTPEAEKFNGWMAMIGFIAAFGAYATTGQIIPGIF
- a CDS encoding high light inducible protein produces the protein MFATQVQTQLVENYSSYPEEAEKTNGRWAMIGMIALLGAYITTGQIIPGIF
- a CDS encoding alternative oxidase, encoding MKDFNSFVLDFSVSILDRIYEGRPIQRFWVLEVIARAPYFAFLSVLHLQESLGLKTPLSNKLMKAHFYQAINETEHLEEMESRSGNRYWVDRFLARHLVLFYYWVMVFYYLLSPSNAYDINIKIEEHAYETYAKYLTVNPNDQRIREIAQDEINHANELKEAIALIS
- the arsJ gene encoding organoarsenical effux MFS transporter ArsJ, translated to MRLTALQQYGIVTTNYWAFTLTDGALRMLVIFHFHSLGYTTLEIAFLFLFYEFFGVITNLYGGWIGARYGLRLTLWVGTLLQIGALLMLIPVSSGWSKLLSVIYVMVAQAISGIAKDLNKMSAKSAIKTVVPDSSEEDGGNNQLFKWVAILTGSKNALKGVGFFLGGLLLTSFGFNKAVELMAIGLGLSFLMTLILPGDIGKMKNKPIFKDLFSKSQGINVLSFARFFLFGARDVWFVVALPVFLETYLNWNFSEIGAFLGLWVIGYGFIQAFAPSLRNLWGNKTSPGVSSVQFWSAALTAIPALIAIALWRQSNPEIAITAGLILFGFIFAMNSSIHSYMVLAYTDKENVSLNVGFYYMANAAGRLIGTLLSGVLFMLGANASIGMQLCLWCSSLFVFISLLTSLRLPPVSNTKAIKNS
- a CDS encoding ArsJ-associated glyceraldehyde-3-phosphate dehydrogenase, with product MRIGINGFGRIGRLVLRALWGRENIEITHINDPLGDAKGAAHLLEFDSVHGRWNKAISNDQNNLSIEDQPISFSNESDFIKVPWQEKGIELILECSGKFKTPQTLNPYFDTLGMKRVVVACPVKGEIQGEDALNIVYGINHDLYEPNKHRLVTAASCTTNCLAPVVKVVNQTFGIKHGSITTLHDLTNTQVIVDSFKPDLRRARSGSQSLIPTTTGSAKAIGMIFPELQGKLNGHAVRVPLLNGSLTDAVFELEKEVTKEEVNHVFKEASEGELKGILGYEEKPLVSIDYVNDSRSSIIDALSTMVVNKTQLKVYIWYDNEWGYSCRMADLVCHVINLEKG
- a CDS encoding DUF3764 family protein yields the protein MLETTVCTFDVNVPYDEWVKKFDIDEAPARSAKGIKVIFRGVSKDNPEKAIVVVQALEGVLGKHIQENIEIFEKNGAVMSTAEPSLWS
- the pstS gene encoding phosphate ABC transporter substrate-binding protein PstS, whose product is MTFAKKALIFTSLLAVGAGMSANAASRLSGAGASFPAKIYTRWFSDLAKEGGPRVNYQAVGSGSGRKAFIDETVNFGASDDPMKATDIAKVTRGLVQIPMVGGTIAFGYNYDCDLKLTQEQAVRVAMGKISNWKEVGCPAGKMTWAHRSDGSGTTKAFSNSMQAFSKTWNLGTGKSIAWPAGVGGKGNAGVAGVIRNTPGAIGYVNQSYIRGVIKPAALQNLSGEFLKPTTEAGAKALNGIKLDKNLAGKNPNPKAKGAYPIATLTWILAYETGNGRNTKAVQESLNYLLSDKAQAKAPSLGFVPLKGDILAKSRAAVKRIGK